A portion of the Sabethes cyaneus chromosome 3, idSabCyanKW18_F2, whole genome shotgun sequence genome contains these proteins:
- the LOC128739969 gene encoding uncharacterized protein LOC128739969: protein MPTDKKTEKKLTELLVARKAVYVVRDSVENFVQRYDNERDACQIFVRLESLDKMYQEFHQVQSEIEKIDDAEMLDTHLIERSDLETRYCVAKGFLLSRRAPDLNQTGLNTSIMPAPHTPSNTFHLRLPKIDLPKFNGDFTKWLSFRDTFSSMVHSNADIPMVAKLQYLLQSLQGEAQKPFESVDIEADNYASVWDALLKRYDNRRFLKKQLFRSIYDLPQMKRESAQELHELIDEFQRHVKALAKLEEPIQYWDTPLINILCYKLDPASLRAWEERSSQMEEVSYDALIEFLHQRVRILKSVESDLLQRSQFNHTRMPGVNQIHKKGFPPITVANAVASQSNPSVPSCVACRENHYLFQCSTFEKMSVSQRRELITQRKLCWNCFRTGHQARTCGSKYKCRVCHDRHHTLLHDFSPSNSSPAVTIPVPEQQPNPPSFALPGKAGPSNVQVSLAVQSRPSTVLLETVSLHVVDDYGHIFEARALLDCASMSNFISKRLANLLCNRQSKVNVNVAGIGQSLKTLKRTITAIVKSRVSPFSTKLEFLVIETPTNDLPTVPVQVSSWNLPNVALADPKFHTTSQIDVIIGGETYWELHTGKKISLGSGQPQAIETLFGWTVSGSTYQDASPTTKECFVSTAESRLEDAVQRFWELETLVEQNTQSLSEKRCEEFYAPTTIKNSSGRYVVRLPKTENTEIVLGNSRLIAERRFHSLERRLDRDPVVKSSYHQFMHEYEQLGHMRRICDPVDDSIEHCYLPHHPVFKLSSTTTKTRVVFDASCKTASGYSLNDCLLVGPVVQQDLLSLVMRFRTHAIALVADIEKMYRQVQVHSEDRPLQRILWRNNVKDPIASYELQTVTYGTASAPYLATKTLKQLSIDESHNFPAAADPVSNDFYVDDFLSGAEDVQTAREIQRQVTLKLCTAGFPLKKWASNSSDVLKGIPSEDRAIQPFVDMQDEQSISTLGLIWEPKTDTFRFKVDLPLPAAVLTKRNVMSYIAQIFDPLGLVGHTIMKAKLFMQHLWTLRQADGNRFDWDQPLPPKLQNAWKEFHTTIDILRQIKIPRFVSLPSAIKFELHFFADASERAYGTCCYVRAETTHQISVQLMASKCKVTPLSTHHTIARLELCAARLATQLYKKVSGSLKISPTQVHFWSDSTTVLQWLRSAPGRWKTFVANRVSYIQQATTIDNWKHIAGVDNPADDISRGLNPPEIVNSTRWWTGPSWLTLASEFWPVGALPTDELPETRTEGKNVPLVAMSTTQCSFNEYLFARYSDYSPLRRTTAYCLRYLQNLRNRSIVRKTNPTLKNFFAADIALCRMAQQDSFWEERNNIANGIQLSKPNTLKWLKPFLDSMGVIRVGGRLDNAALSEKVKHPILLKGNHPLSTLIANYYHKVLLHAGPQLMLGTLRQKYWFLGGRNLVRQVYHKCHTCFRFKPVLIKQSTADLPASHVTPTRPFSVCGIDYCGPFFIKSAARTRGPTKVYVAIFICFSTRAVHIELVGDLSTAAFLAALRRLVARRGIICELHSDNATAFKGAAHALNKVYRMLKLEEPERNKIFDWCANHGIKWKFIPPRAPHFGGLWEAAVKSTKFYLLKSVEMCLNSRPITPIPSESSDLEALTPGHFLVGSNLQAVSEPPLISIPANRLNHWEQTQQHVQRIWARWYPEYLQQLQSRASNSCSPPVKIEPGRIVVVREDNVPPTKWPLAKITAIHPGKDGIVRVVTLKTAAADNVVRPVAKIALLPMPTDGILPTIDR from the exons ATGCCCACAGACAAGAAAACCGAGAAGAAGCTAACTGAACTGCTAGTGGCTAGAAAGGCAGTATATGTGGTGCGCGATTCGGTGGAAAATTTCGTTCAACGTTACGATAATGAACGTGATGCTTGCCAGATTTTCGTCCGTTTGGAATCGTTGGACAAAATGTACCAGGAATTCCATCAAGTGCAGAGTGAAATCGAAAAAATAGACGATGCTGAAATGTTAGATACCCATCTTATTGAACGATCTGATCTGGAAACGCGCTATTGTGTAGCGAAAGGATTTTTGCTTTCCCGAAGAGCACCCGATCTGAACCAAACGGGGCTCAATACGTCTATCATGCCCGCGCCACATACCCCTTCCAACACCTTCCACTTAAGACTGCCTAAAATCGATCTCCCAAAATTTAATGGAGATTTTACAAAATGGTTGTCGTTTCGGGATACATTCAGCTCCATGGTTCACTCAAACGCTGACATCCCCATGGTTGCAAAATTGCAGTATCTGCTGCAATCTCTCCAAGGTGAAGCACAAAAACCTTTTGAAAGTGTCGATATTGAGGCAGACAATTATGCATCGGTGTGGGATGCATTATTAAAACGATACGATAATCGTCGGTTCCTGAAAAAGCAGCTGTTTAGATCAATTTACGATCTCCCACAAATGAAAAGAGAATCTGCTCAGGAATTGCACGAACTTATTGATGAATTCCAACGCCACGTGAAAGCTTTAGCGAAGTTGGAGGAACCAATCCAATATTGGGACACTCCATTGATTAACATTCTATGCTACAAGCTCGACCCAGCATCATTGCGTGCCTGGGAGGAACGAAGCAGTCAAATGGAAGAGGTTAGCTACGATGCTTTAATAGAATTCCTTCATCAAAGAGTGCGCATACTGAAATCTGTTGAGTCAGATTTATTACAACGTTCGCAGTTTAATCATACCAGAATGCCCGGTGTGAATCAGATCCATAAAAAAGGCTTTCCCCCAATAACAGTAGCCAATGCTGTTGCCTCCCAAAGTAACCCGTCAGTGCCATCGTGTGTCGCTTGCCGCGAGAATCACTATTTGTTTCAATGCTCAACCTTTGAAAAAATGTCAGTAAGTCAGCGTCGGGAGCTGATTACCCAACGCAAACTATGTTGGAATTGCTTCCGTACTGGTCATCAAGCGAGAACCTGTGGATCCAAATACAAGTGTCGTGTGTGTCATGATCGTCATCATACGTTATTGCATGATTTCTCTCCATCGAATTCTTCTCCAGCGGTGACAATACCTGTTCCAGAGCAGCAACCGAATCCACCATCGTTCGCACTCCCAGGAAAGGCAGGGCCTTCCAATGTTCAAGTTAGTTTAGCGGTTCAGTCTCGTCCAAGTACAGTTTTATTAGAAACAGTTTCCCTTCACGTCGTCGATGATTATGGACACATCTTTGAAGCTAGAGCTCTATTAGATTGTGCCTCGATGTCGAATTTCATATCGAAAAGGCTTGCCAATCTGCTCTGCAATCGCCAATCCAAAGTAAATGTTAATGTTGCGGGAATTGGTCAATCCTTGAAAACATTAAAGCGCACTATAACCGCAATAGTCAAATCTAGagtttctccattttccacGAAGCTTGAGTTTTTGGTAATCGAAACACCCACTAATGATTTACCAACCGTACCCGTACAAGTCAGCTCGTGGAATCTTCCGAATGTTGCTCTCGCGGACCCGAAATTTCACACTACCAGCCAAATAGATGTTATCATTGGCGGAGAAACATACTGGGAATTGCACACAGGCAAGAAAATCTCCTTAGGATCCGGCCAACCTCAAGCTATCGAAACCCTCTTCGGCTGGACAGTTTCCGGTTCAACATATCAAGATGCTTCACCCACAACGAAAGAATGTTTTGTTTCAACTGCTGAAAGCAGACTCGAAGATGCAGTACAGCGATTTTGGGAACTAGAGACACTAGTAGAGCAAAATACACAGTCTCTTTCAGAAAAACGCTGCGAGGAATTTTATGCTCCCACCACAATAAAAAACTCTTCTGGGCGATACGTCGTTCGTCTTCCGAAGACCGAAAACACTGAGATCGTTCTAGGAAATTCTAGGCTTATAGCTGAACGCAGATTCCACAGCCTCGAGCGTCGGTTAGACCGTGATCCCGTCGTAAAATCATCCTACCACCAATTCATGCATGAGTACGAGCAATTGGGGCATATGAGACGAATTTGTGACCCTGTCGACGATTCAATCGAACACTGCTACCTCCCACATCACCCGGTATTTAAACTTTCGAGTACCACCACGAAGACTAGGGTAGTCTTTGATGCGTCATGCAAGACGGCATCTGGATACTCGCTGAACGACTGCTTGCTCGTAGGCCCGGTCGTCCAACAAGATTTGTTATCTTTGGTCATGCGCTTCCGAACACACGCTATTGCATTGGTGGCCGACATAGAAAAAATGTACCGACAGGTACAAGTACATTCAGAGGACCGACCGCTACAAAGAATCCTATGGCGCAACAACGTCAAGGACCCCATCGCCTCGTATGAGCTACAGACCGTTACGTACGGCACAGCCTCCGCACCGTACCTTGCCACTAAAACCCTCAAGCAGTTATCAATTGACGAAAGTCACAATTTTCCCGCCGCTGCTGATCCTGTATCTAACGATTTTTATGTTGACGATTTTTTATCTGGAGCTGAGGATGTCCAGACAGCCCGTGAAATTCAACGTCAAGTTACACTCAAGCTTTGCACCGCTGGTTTCCCACTAAAAAAGTGGGCATCGAATTCATCGGATGTGTTAAAAGGCATTCCGTCTGAGGACCGTGCAATTCAACCATTTGTCGATATGCAAGACGAACAATCCATAAGCACACTCGGTTTGATCTGGGAGCCCAAAACCGACACCTTTCGTTTTAAAGTGGACTTACCGTTGCCAGCAGCTGTTTTGACTAAAAGAAATGTGATGTCCTACATAGCTCAAATCTTTGATCCTCTTGGTTTGGTAGGTCACACCATCATGAAGGCAAAATTATTCATGCAGCATTTGTGGACACTAAGGCAAGCTGACGGTAATCGGTTCGATTGGGATCAACCATTGCCACCGAAGCTGCAAAATGCGTGGAAGGAATTCCACACCACCATAGATATTTTACGCCAAATTAAAATACCACGATTCGTATCGCTGCCAAGTGCAATCAAGTTCGAATTGCATTTTTTCGCCGATGCATCCGAAAGAGCGTACGGAACATGTTGCTACGTACGCGCTGAAACAACACACCAAATATCTGTTCAGCTTATGGCATCAAAATGTAAAGTAACACCACTTTCAACACATCACACTATCGCAAGATTAGAGCTCTGTGCTGCCCGGTTGGCTACACAGCTCTATAAAAAGGTGTCCGGCTCCCTGAAAATCTCACCTACACAAGTTCACTTTTGGTCAGACTCTACGACTGTTCTACAATGGCTACGCTCAGCGCCAGGACGCTGGAAGACATTTGTGGCCAACCGTGTTTCGTATATCCAGCAAGCAACTACGATCGACAATTGGAAACATATTGCCGGCGTCGACAACCCTGCAGACGATATCTCGCGGGGACTGAATCCACCAGAAATTGTAAACAGCACACGATGGTGGACCGGACCTAGTTGGCTTACCCTCGCTTCAGAATTTTGGCCTGTTGGAGCTCTACCAACTGATGAACTACCCGAAACTAGAACGGAAGGCAAAAACGTTCCGTTAGTCGCTATGTCTACGACACAATGCAGCTTCAATGAGTATTTATTCGCTCGATATTCGGATTATTCACCATTGCGACGAACTACAGCCTATTGCCTTCGTTATCTACAAAATTTGCGCAACCGTTCCATCGTTCGCAAAACCAACCCAACAT TGAAGAACTTTTTTGCAGCCGATATTGCACTGTGCCGAATGGCACAACAAGACAGTTTTTGGGAAGAACGCAACAACATCGCCAATGGCATTCAATTATCCAAGCCCAATACTCTCAAATGGCTTAAACCTTTTTTGGATTCAATGGGAGTCATTCGAGTTGGCGGTCGTTTAGATAATGCCGCACTATCTGAGAAAGTGAAACATCCGATATTGTTAAAGGGCAATCATCCTTTGAGTACCCTTATAGCTAACTATTATCACAAGGTTCTTCTACACGCTGGTCCGCAATTAATGCTAGGAACTCTACGTCAGAAATATTGGTTTCTTGGAGGAAGAAATCTTGTGCGTCAAGTATACCATAAATGCCATACATGTTTTCGTTTCAAGCCAGTGTTGATCAAGCAAAGCACCGCTGATTTGCCAGCATCACACGTCACCCCCACTCGCCCATTTTCTGTTTGCGGAATCGATTATTGTGGGCCCTTCTTCATAAAGTCAGCTGCCCGAACTCGTGGTCCAACGAAGGTGTACGTTGCCATTTTTATATGCTTTTCTACTCGAGCGGTGCACATTGAACTTGTGGGTGATCTCTCCACCGCTGCCTTTTTGGCCGCACTCAGACGCCTAGTTGCTCGACGGGGAATAATCTGTGAACTGCACTCCGATAACGCCACAGCATTCAAGGGAGCCGCCCATGCACTCAATAAAGTATATCGAATGTTGAAGCTGGAAGAACCGGaacgaaataagatttttgatTGGTGTGCGAACCACGGGATAAAGTGGAAGTTCATTCCGCCCAGAGCTCCTCACTTCGGAGGCCTCTGGGAAGCCGCCGTAAAATCTACTAAATTTTACCTTCTGAAAAGC GTGGAAATGTGCCTCAATTCACGGCCAATTACACCAATACCGTCGGAATCGTCAGATTTAGAGGCCCTGACACCGGGACACTTCCTGGTAGGCTCTAATCTTCAAGCTGTCAGCGAACCACCCTTAATAAGTATACCAGCAAACCGGCTCAATCATTGGGAGCAAACCCAGCAACATGTACAACGTATCTGGGCTCGATGGTACCCGGAGTATCTCCAACAACTGCAGTCTCGTGCATCAAATAGCTGCAGTCCGCCAGTTAAAATTGAACCAGGAAGAATTGTCGTCGTTCGAGAAGATAATGTGCCACCAACCAAGTGGCCGCTTGCGAAGATCACCGCCATACATCCTGGAAAAGACGGAATCGTTCGAGTCGTCACACTAAAAACAGCCGCTGCAGACAACGTCGTTCGACCCGTAGCAAAAATTGCTTTGCTTCCGATGCCCACTGATGGCATCCTGCCAACCATCGATCGTTAG